Proteins encoded together in one Carya illinoinensis cultivar Pawnee chromosome 3, C.illinoinensisPawnee_v1, whole genome shotgun sequence window:
- the LOC122303683 gene encoding small ubiquitin-related modifier 1-like: protein MSAAGGGGGSGGQEEDKKPMDQHINLKVKGQDGNEVFFRIKRSTQLRKLMTAYCDRQSVEFNSIAFLFDGRRLRAEQTPDELEMEDGDEIDAMLHQTGGGNDP from the exons ATGTCTGCAgcaggtggtggtggtggtagtggtggtcAAGAGGAGGACAAGAAGCCCATGGACCAGCACATTAATCTCAAAGTCAAGGGCCAG GATGGTAATGAGGTGTTCTTTAGGATTAAAAGAAGCACCCAGTTGCGGAAACTCATGACTGCATACTGTGATCGTCAATCTGTAGAGTTCAACTCTATTGCATTCTTGTTTGATGGGCGCAGACTTCGAGCAGAACAGACTCCAGATGAG CTTGAGATGGAGGACGGTGATGAGATTGATGCGATGCTTCACCAAACTGGAGGTGGGAACGACCCTTAA
- the LOC122303684 gene encoding ER lumen protein-retaining receptor: MNIFRLAGDMTHLASVLVLLLKIHTIKSCAGISLKTQELYAIVFVTRYLDIFTSFVSVYNTFMKLIFLGSSFSIVWYMRRHKIVRRSYDKDHDTFRHYFLALPCLILALLIHEKFTLTEVMWTFSLYLEAVAILPQLILLQRTRNIDNLTGQYVFLLGAYRALYILNWIYRYFTEPHYVHWITWISGLVQTLLYADFFYYYFDSWKNSKKLQLPA, translated from the exons ATGAATATATTCAGATTGGCGGGTGACATGACCCATTTAGCCAGCGTCCTCGTCTTGCTCCTCAAGATCCACACTATCAAATCCTGTGCTG GTATTTCCCTGAAGACACAAGAGCTCTATGCTATTGTTTTTGTTACCCGGTACTTGGATATTTTTACTAGCTTTGTGTCCGTTTATAATACCTTCATGAAGTTAATATTCTTGGGGAGCTCGTTTTCAATTGTTTGGTATATGAGGCGCCACAAGATTGTTCGTAGATCCTATGACAAAGACCATGATACCTTCCGCCATTATTTTCTTGCACTGCCTTGTTTAATCTTGGCCCTACTTATCCATGAGAAGTTCACCTTAACGGAG GTCATGTGGACATTTTCCTTATATTTAGAAGCTGTGGCCATACTTCCTCAGCTCATATTGCTACAGAGGACCAGGAATATTGACAACCTGACCGGGCAATACGTATTTCTTCTCGG TGCTTATCGGGCACTCTACATTCTCAACTGGATTTATCGCTACTTCACTGAGCCACACTATGTTCATTGGATAA CTTGGATCTCCGGGCTTGTTCAAACGTTGCTTTATGCTGATttcttctattattattttgatag CTGGAAGAACAGCAAGAAGCTTCAATTGCCAGCTTGA